In the genome of Myxococcus stipitatus, one region contains:
- a CDS encoding cytochrome c-type biogenesis protein has product MTAALLSLTLAFGLVTGQFAPQQAASDPLAPELEARVQKLGKTLRCAVCQGLSISDSPSSMARAQLDMVRELVSEGKNDQEVVEFFVSRYGEWVLLEPKAEGFNWFVWLGPVALLVVGGFVIWRQLQHGPPTEPATTQATPSAPPTGPSTADDADPYLQAVRRELER; this is encoded by the coding sequence ATGACCGCTGCCCTGCTGTCCCTGACCCTCGCCTTCGGCCTCGTCACCGGCCAGTTCGCGCCCCAGCAGGCCGCGAGCGACCCGCTCGCCCCGGAGCTGGAGGCGCGCGTCCAGAAGCTCGGCAAGACGCTGCGCTGCGCTGTCTGCCAGGGCCTCTCCATCTCCGACAGCCCCTCCTCCATGGCCCGCGCCCAGCTGGACATGGTCCGGGAGCTCGTCTCCGAGGGAAAGAACGACCAGGAGGTCGTCGAGTTCTTCGTCTCCCGCTACGGCGAGTGGGTCCTCCTGGAGCCCAAGGCGGAGGGCTTCAACTGGTTCGTCTGGCTGGGCCCCGTCGCCCTCCTCGTCGTGGGCGGCTTCGTCATCTGGCGACAGCTCCAGCACGGCCCCCCCACCGAGCCCGCCACCACCCAGGCCACCCCTTCCGCCCCTCCCACGGGCCCCTCCACGGCGGATGACGCCGACCCCTACCTCCAGGCCGTGCGCCGGGAGCTGGAGCGCTAA
- a CDS encoding tetratricopeptide repeat protein — protein MQPQPTNWLPGIIVLAVAFVAAAAWLLFMRRKGALAAPEPKDGVLDDLTQRAQSLIDQLRTLEADKHNLAAEQYAAEKSRLEREAAGALRAKDEHLKRKATSGDAPARQVQAPAPTGWAARNPQLSGALWGAGIVLFFGGLGYLLVSEQQTRTDGQEATGRMPPGAAAQQPQQGAMQMQEEAELTEARARLEANPSDLESASLLSHELIRRQQFEEAALVTAKALAVDPFHVELRVHRGVLRATRGDMEGAEAELTELVNTWPDAQEALIFLGSLALRREDKVKALEHFERFSVEVPRTMQPPQLGPAIAQLRAEIGNVP, from the coding sequence ATGCAGCCACAGCCGACCAACTGGCTCCCCGGAATCATCGTCCTCGCCGTCGCCTTCGTCGCCGCGGCGGCCTGGCTCCTCTTCATGCGCCGCAAGGGCGCACTCGCCGCCCCCGAGCCCAAGGACGGCGTGCTCGACGACCTCACCCAGCGCGCCCAGTCGCTCATCGACCAGCTCCGCACGCTCGAGGCCGACAAGCACAACCTCGCCGCGGAGCAGTACGCCGCCGAGAAGTCCCGCCTGGAGCGCGAGGCCGCTGGCGCCCTGCGCGCCAAGGACGAGCACCTGAAGCGCAAGGCCACCAGCGGGGACGCCCCCGCCCGTCAGGTCCAGGCCCCCGCCCCCACCGGCTGGGCCGCGCGCAATCCCCAGCTCTCGGGCGCCCTCTGGGGCGCGGGCATCGTCCTGTTCTTCGGCGGCCTGGGCTACCTGCTCGTCTCCGAGCAGCAGACGCGCACCGACGGCCAGGAGGCCACCGGTCGCATGCCCCCCGGCGCCGCGGCGCAGCAGCCACAGCAGGGCGCCATGCAGATGCAGGAGGAAGCGGAGCTCACCGAGGCCCGCGCCCGCCTGGAGGCCAACCCGTCCGACCTCGAGTCCGCGTCCCTGCTCAGCCACGAGCTCATCCGTCGCCAGCAGTTCGAGGAGGCCGCGCTCGTGACGGCCAAGGCCCTGGCCGTGGACCCGTTCCACGTCGAGCTGCGCGTCCACCGCGGCGTCCTGCGCGCCACCCGCGGGGACATGGAGGGCGCCGAGGCCGAGCTGACCGAGCTGGTCAACACCTGGCCCGATGCCCAGGAAGCCCTCATCTTCCTCGGCAGCCTCGCGCTGCGCCGCGAGGACAAGGTCAAGGCGCTGGAGCACTTCGAGCGCTTCTCCGTCGAGGTGCCTCGCACCATGCAGCCCCCGCAGCTCGGACCGGCCATCGCCCAGCTCCGCGCTGAAATCGGCAACGTCCCCTGA
- a CDS encoding GNAT family N-acetyltransferase: protein MIHEDELKQGPRIGPRLDVSAVGTVSAMAGMRAEWDALLDASNAGPFNAWEWLYPWCRRIAPERRPLVLTARDAAGTLMGLLPLGLETRLVMGVPVRRLGFLGETHVGSDYLDIVARRGAERAVAASFARILASLHESWDVLDLTDLREDSPTVDVLRSVFSEQDVRLSERYVCPFDVLESRGSFDAFLKRTGRRDNYLRRRKWLERQEGYRIERTESPDALAGPMTDFFRLHSARWAVDGGSQGIKGTGVEAFHRDATQLLAERERLRLYTMKVGGRAVASVYGIVHGDAFIYFQSGYDPEWSHRSVGLVLVGETFKDALESGLTEYDFLRGTESYKSDWVTKQRRTVSVRVHAGSWAGRWFTRAEEVARKGRNAAKQVLPGTWVEKVRRLRRRRAAVH, encoded by the coding sequence GTGATTCACGAGGATGAGCTGAAGCAGGGGCCGCGAATCGGGCCAAGGCTGGACGTGAGCGCCGTGGGCACGGTGTCCGCGATGGCTGGGATGCGCGCGGAGTGGGACGCGCTGCTCGACGCGAGCAACGCGGGCCCCTTCAACGCGTGGGAGTGGCTGTACCCGTGGTGCCGGCGAATCGCGCCGGAGCGCAGGCCGCTGGTCCTGACGGCGCGCGACGCCGCGGGGACGTTGATGGGGCTGTTGCCCCTGGGGCTGGAGACGCGGCTGGTGATGGGGGTTCCGGTGCGGCGCCTGGGCTTCCTGGGTGAGACGCACGTGGGCAGCGACTACCTGGACATCGTCGCGCGGCGGGGCGCGGAGCGGGCCGTGGCGGCATCCTTCGCCCGGATTCTCGCGTCGCTCCACGAGTCCTGGGACGTGCTCGACTTGACGGACCTGCGCGAGGACTCCCCGACGGTGGACGTGCTGCGCTCGGTCTTCTCCGAGCAGGATGTCCGGCTGTCGGAGCGGTACGTGTGTCCCTTCGACGTGCTGGAGTCTCGCGGGTCCTTCGACGCGTTCCTCAAGCGCACGGGGCGGCGGGACAACTACCTGCGGCGGCGCAAGTGGCTGGAGCGGCAGGAGGGCTACCGCATCGAGCGCACCGAGTCACCGGACGCGCTGGCCGGGCCGATGACGGATTTCTTCCGGCTGCACTCGGCACGGTGGGCGGTGGACGGGGGCTCGCAAGGCATCAAGGGGACGGGCGTGGAGGCCTTCCACCGGGATGCGACGCAGCTGCTCGCCGAGCGGGAGCGATTGAGGCTGTACACGATGAAGGTGGGCGGGCGCGCCGTGGCCTCCGTGTATGGCATTGTCCATGGGGACGCGTTCATCTATTTCCAATCCGGTTACGACCCGGAGTGGAGCCACCGCAGCGTGGGATTGGTGCTGGTGGGGGAGACCTTCAAGGACGCGCTGGAGTCCGGGCTCACCGAGTACGACTTCCTCCGAGGCACCGAGTCCTACAAGTCAGACTGGGTGACGAAGCAGCGGCGCACGGTGTCCGTGAGGGTGCACGCGGGCTCGTGGGCGGGGCGCTGGTTCACCCGCGCGGAGGAGGTGGCGCGCAAGGGGCGCAACGCGGCGAAGCAGGTGCTGCCGGGCACGTGGGTGGAGAAGGTGCGCCGCCTGCGCCGGCGCCGGGCCGCGGTCCACTGA
- a CDS encoding DegT/DnrJ/EryC1/StrS family aminotransferase, whose protein sequence is MTPTGRLFVPSLPTLWPGMLLSKPKPGALPPFSSPNVRYFYFARNAVWLTVKMLGLDKGEVLMPAYHHGVEVEALVDAGATPRFYRVGSRWDVDLEDVARRIGPKTKALYLTHYAGFPGPTEAMRKLADQHGLVLIEDCALSLLSSDGAVPLGTTGDVGIFCLYKTLPVPNGGALVVNGARSYSLPEPPSPPSASTFSHTVSALLQNLELRGGLVGRTLRGLVRTVGHGTVKAASIERVATGTQHFDRKHVDLGMSPLTRRIALAQDLESIVEKRRRNYFYLLGRLRDVVPPLFNQLPPGACPLFYPMVVQEKAEVLARLRAKGIDAIDFWKRFHPACDAAAFPEVAQLRRSIVEIPCHQDLSPEVMADVALVVRDAVRAERRTKKRAG, encoded by the coding sequence ATGACCCCGACGGGCCGGCTGTTCGTGCCGTCCTTGCCGACGCTGTGGCCTGGCATGTTGCTGTCCAAGCCGAAGCCGGGGGCGCTGCCTCCGTTCTCGTCGCCCAACGTCCGCTACTTCTACTTCGCCCGGAACGCCGTCTGGCTCACGGTGAAGATGCTGGGGTTGGACAAGGGCGAGGTGCTGATGCCCGCCTACCACCACGGGGTGGAGGTGGAGGCGCTCGTGGACGCGGGGGCCACGCCGCGCTTCTACCGGGTGGGCAGCCGGTGGGACGTGGACCTGGAGGACGTGGCCCGGCGCATCGGCCCCAAGACGAAGGCGCTGTACCTGACGCACTACGCGGGGTTCCCGGGCCCGACGGAGGCGATGCGCAAGCTGGCGGACCAGCACGGGCTGGTGCTCATCGAGGACTGCGCGCTGTCGCTCTTGTCTTCGGACGGGGCGGTGCCGCTGGGCACGACGGGGGACGTGGGCATCTTCTGTCTCTACAAGACGCTGCCGGTGCCCAATGGTGGCGCGCTGGTGGTGAACGGGGCGCGCTCGTACAGCCTGCCGGAGCCTCCCTCGCCGCCGTCCGCGTCGACGTTCAGCCACACCGTGTCCGCGCTGTTGCAGAACCTGGAGCTGCGAGGCGGACTGGTGGGCCGGACGCTGCGCGGCCTGGTGCGCACGGTGGGGCATGGCACGGTGAAGGCGGCCAGCATCGAGCGGGTGGCCACGGGCACGCAGCACTTCGACCGCAAGCACGTGGACCTGGGGATGAGCCCGCTGACCCGGCGCATCGCGCTGGCGCAGGACCTGGAGTCCATCGTCGAGAAGCGGCGCCGCAACTACTTCTACCTGCTGGGGCGCCTGAGGGACGTGGTGCCGCCGCTGTTCAACCAGCTCCCGCCGGGGGCCTGCCCGCTCTTCTATCCGATGGTGGTGCAGGAGAAGGCGGAGGTGCTGGCGCGGCTGCGGGCGAAGGGCATCGACGCCATCGACTTCTGGAAGCGGTTCCATCCCGCGTGTGACGCGGCGGCGTTCCCGGAGGTGGCGCAGCTGCGCAGGAGCATCGTCGAGATTCCGTGTCACCAGGACCTGTCGCCCGAGGTGATGGCGGACGTGGCGCTGGTGGTCCGCGACGCGGTGCGCGCGGAGCGGCGGACGAAGAAGCGCGCGGGTTGA
- a CDS encoding GNAT family N-acetyltransferase, translating into MEARQSNTGPRVIEASDRADFMALEPEWNALVEATSNEVFYRHEFIRIWLDNFAPGARLRVLTLRDGAGRLSAALPLWEERTSMYGVPVRQLSGAANAHSCRFDVLAREPDAAGAMFLSHLRQQGGWDVLRLTDVPDGGAAWRLHAAAVAARMPVGAWESLQSPYIRLPSTREQFQGALQAKFKANCRRRRRKLEEKGSVTFERVEGGLGLEGTLEEGFLLEQSGWKGERGTAMAQDSATRGFYTELARDSAYRGRLALYFLRLAGKPVAFHYGLEHAGRYFLLKPGYDEVLRECSPGQLLMEEVVGSCIDRGLREFDFLGPDMVWKRDWTDQARRHTWLYVFNDSAFGRALCAAKFRWSPVVKEVVARWTR; encoded by the coding sequence ATGGAAGCAAGACAAAGCAACACGGGGCCGCGCGTCATCGAAGCAAGCGACCGGGCGGACTTCATGGCCCTGGAGCCGGAGTGGAACGCATTGGTGGAAGCGACCTCCAACGAGGTCTTCTACCGGCATGAGTTCATCCGCATCTGGCTGGACAACTTCGCTCCGGGAGCGCGGCTGCGGGTCTTGACGCTGAGGGATGGCGCCGGGCGGCTGAGCGCGGCGCTGCCGCTGTGGGAGGAGCGGACGTCGATGTATGGCGTTCCGGTGCGGCAGCTCTCCGGCGCGGCCAACGCTCACTCCTGTCGCTTCGATGTGCTGGCGCGGGAGCCGGACGCGGCCGGGGCCATGTTCCTGTCTCATTTGCGCCAGCAAGGCGGCTGGGACGTGCTGCGGTTGACGGACGTGCCGGATGGGGGCGCGGCGTGGCGCCTGCACGCAGCGGCGGTGGCCGCGCGGATGCCCGTGGGGGCGTGGGAATCCCTGCAATCGCCATACATCCGCCTGCCGTCGACCCGGGAGCAGTTCCAGGGGGCGCTGCAGGCGAAGTTCAAGGCGAACTGCCGCCGCCGGCGCCGCAAGCTCGAGGAGAAGGGGAGCGTCACCTTCGAGCGGGTGGAGGGTGGCCTGGGGCTGGAAGGCACGCTGGAGGAAGGCTTCCTGCTGGAGCAGAGCGGCTGGAAGGGCGAGCGCGGCACGGCGATGGCGCAGGACTCCGCGACGCGAGGCTTCTACACGGAGCTGGCGCGGGACTCCGCCTACCGGGGCCGGCTGGCGCTGTACTTCCTGCGGCTGGCGGGCAAGCCGGTGGCCTTCCACTACGGCCTGGAGCACGCGGGGCGCTACTTCCTGTTGAAGCCGGGCTACGACGAGGTGCTTCGCGAGTGCAGTCCGGGCCAGCTCCTCATGGAGGAGGTGGTGGGGAGCTGCATCGACCGCGGGCTTCGCGAGTTCGACTTCCTGGGGCCGGACATGGTGTGGAAGCGGGACTGGACGGACCAGGCCCGGCGCCACACCTGGTTGTATGTCTTCAACGACTCCGCGTTCGGCCGGGCCCTGTGCGCGGCCAAGTTCCGGTGGAGTCCGGTGGTGAAAGAGGTGGTGGCGAGATGGACACGATGA
- a CDS encoding gluconeogenesis factor YvcK family protein has protein sequence MVGMDLDSPLPESWEEARARRERDADRNELLQSQLERPTRIVAIGGGTGLPMVLRGLARRAAPRPGDPGVEITAVVAMSDDGGSSGRLRRQHGALPPGDIRNCLVALAGGRNALKEVFQFRFGGARGLAGHAVGNLLIAALAELKGDFLEAVRMSGELLGARGRVLPCTLQSVQLVAQMHDDTEVIGERNICRAQGRVRRVSLSPRSPPPVEGLLEALYTADLVTIGPGSLYSSLLPNLLVDGVAQALRESRALKVMVANLMSQPGETDGMSCLDHVQAVRNHVGPVLDAVLVNGTEPSAEATRRYGRRGSFAVCVDTRELIAAGVVPVRADLLKSGSRIRHDSRKVAACLLKMARSGL, from the coding sequence ATGGTGGGGATGGACTTGGATTCGCCGCTCCCGGAGTCGTGGGAGGAAGCGCGAGCCCGGCGTGAGCGGGACGCGGACCGCAACGAGCTGCTGCAGTCACAGCTGGAGCGACCCACCCGGATTGTCGCCATTGGCGGGGGGACGGGGCTGCCCATGGTGCTCCGGGGCCTGGCGCGCCGCGCGGCGCCGAGGCCGGGGGACCCCGGGGTGGAGATCACCGCCGTCGTGGCGATGAGCGACGACGGCGGCAGCTCCGGCCGCTTGCGGCGGCAGCACGGGGCGCTGCCTCCGGGAGACATCCGCAACTGTCTGGTGGCGCTCGCGGGGGGGCGGAACGCGCTGAAGGAAGTGTTTCAGTTCCGCTTCGGCGGGGCGCGGGGGCTGGCCGGGCACGCGGTGGGCAACCTGCTCATCGCCGCGCTCGCGGAGCTCAAGGGCGACTTCCTGGAGGCGGTGCGCATGTCCGGGGAGCTGTTGGGCGCGCGCGGGCGGGTGCTGCCGTGCACGCTGCAGTCGGTGCAGCTCGTGGCGCAGATGCACGACGACACGGAGGTCATCGGCGAGCGCAACATCTGCCGGGCGCAGGGGCGGGTGCGGCGTGTGTCGTTGAGTCCTCGCTCTCCGCCTCCGGTGGAGGGATTGCTGGAAGCTTTGTACACGGCGGACCTGGTGACCATTGGACCTGGGTCGCTGTACTCCAGTCTCCTGCCCAACCTGCTGGTGGATGGGGTGGCCCAGGCGCTGAGGGAGTCCCGGGCCTTGAAGGTCATGGTGGCGAACCTGATGTCCCAACCGGGCGAGACGGATGGGATGTCCTGTCTGGACCACGTGCAGGCTGTCCGGAACCATGTGGGGCCGGTGCTGGACGCGGTGCTGGTGAACGGCACGGAGCCGTCCGCGGAAGCCACGCGGCGTTATGGCAGACGTGGCTCGTTCGCGGTGTGTGTGGACACGCGAGAGTTGATCGCGGCCGGAGTGGTTCCCGTGCGGGCGGATCTCCTCAAGAGCGGGTCCAGGATCCGACATGACAGCCGCAAGGTCGCCGCCTGTCTTCTGAAGATGGCTCGCAGCGGCTTGTAG
- the exoE gene encoding polyisoprenyl-phosphate hexose-1-phosphate transferase ExoE, giving the protein MLRVFHHYFSAKKLTFFLAESSAIALACVMGAAACAALFSPAGTRPSLWTMWPTLLGLGGAFVVTFQFTLYLLDLYDLRVAAEDRARGYRFLKAAGVTAMVSGGVMLVMPLLFPVALPPGALMGGAMGALAGTLVVRVSIRALVGEPDAVLIIGDGLKARAVASAIEAGGEGSYRVVAMVNPRTTEEPLDRLAARLDAAYVVQAADDMRGANWVDSLLSCRLQGRRVYDATGFCERVLRRIPVQFLRASDFAFADELTVSSLRRALKRAFDWAVAALLLAVSGPFLLLVAVAIKLDSRGPVFYRQERTGLGGATYHLWKFRSMRTDAEKDGAVWARANDDRVTRVGRFIRRTRIDEIPQVFNVLMGEMSFVGPRPERPVFVAQLKEQIPFYGLREAVKPGLTGWAQIRYPYGASVEDARNKLEFDLYYVKNGSLFLDVGIIFHTVRHVLLGRGAR; this is encoded by the coding sequence GTGCTCCGGGTTTTTCACCACTATTTTTCCGCGAAGAAGCTGACGTTCTTTCTCGCCGAGAGCTCGGCGATTGCACTGGCGTGTGTGATGGGAGCGGCGGCCTGCGCGGCGCTCTTCTCTCCCGCGGGCACGCGGCCCTCGCTCTGGACGATGTGGCCGACGCTGCTGGGGCTGGGGGGCGCGTTCGTCGTCACCTTCCAGTTCACGCTGTATCTGTTGGACTTGTATGACTTGCGCGTGGCCGCGGAGGACCGCGCGCGCGGCTACCGCTTCCTGAAGGCCGCGGGTGTCACCGCCATGGTGTCGGGCGGGGTGATGCTGGTGATGCCGCTCCTGTTCCCGGTGGCGCTGCCCCCGGGTGCGCTGATGGGCGGGGCCATGGGCGCGCTGGCCGGCACGCTGGTGGTCCGCGTCTCCATTCGCGCCCTCGTCGGAGAGCCCGACGCGGTGCTCATCATCGGCGATGGCCTCAAGGCCCGCGCGGTGGCGAGCGCCATCGAGGCGGGGGGCGAGGGCAGCTACCGCGTCGTCGCCATGGTGAATCCTCGCACGACGGAGGAGCCGCTGGACCGCCTGGCCGCTCGTCTTGACGCGGCATATGTCGTGCAGGCCGCTGATGACATGCGTGGGGCGAACTGGGTGGATTCACTGTTGAGCTGCCGGCTGCAGGGCCGTCGTGTGTATGACGCGACGGGCTTCTGCGAGCGGGTGCTGCGGCGGATTCCGGTGCAGTTCCTCCGGGCGAGCGACTTCGCGTTCGCGGACGAGCTGACGGTGTCGTCGCTCCGACGCGCGCTCAAGCGCGCCTTCGACTGGGCCGTGGCGGCGCTGCTGCTGGCCGTGTCGGGGCCCTTCCTGTTGCTGGTGGCGGTGGCCATCAAGCTGGACTCGAGGGGGCCTGTCTTCTACCGGCAGGAACGCACGGGGCTGGGCGGGGCGACGTACCACCTGTGGAAGTTCCGCAGCATGCGGACGGACGCGGAGAAGGACGGCGCGGTGTGGGCGCGGGCGAACGACGACCGCGTCACGCGGGTGGGCCGCTTCATCCGCCGCACGCGAATCGACGAGATTCCCCAGGTGTTCAACGTGTTGATGGGGGAGATGAGCTTCGTGGGGCCTCGGCCGGAGCGCCCCGTCTTCGTCGCGCAGCTCAAGGAGCAGATTCCCTTCTATGGCCTGCGGGAGGCGGTGAAGCCGGGCCTGACGGGCTGGGCGCAGATTCGCTACCCCTATGGGGCCTCCGTGGAGGACGCGCGCAACAAGCTGGAGTTCGACCTGTACTACGTGAAGAACGGCTCGCTGTTCCTCGATGTGGGAATCATCTTCCACACGGTGAGGCACGTATTGCTCGGACGTGGGGCTCGGTAG
- a CDS encoding CpsD/CapB family tyrosine-protein kinase: MDQTMERAGNFLPRVDEGSANPNAVDRRVVTLTAPASAAAEQYRSLYYRLERMRELRPMKVVALTSAVPGEGKTVTSVNLAMAAARANPERRILLVDADLRRGGVAATLGVRNKTGLAELLSGEVEVRDVVRRFNSTRLALIAAGTPPEEPSQVLASPRMKQFLKAVREGFDEVYVDLPPTLPFADAAILGHQVDGLLLVIRANVTPGKTVHQAVEHLAGAPILGCVLNGAEVRASPYLKNYEKQR; the protein is encoded by the coding sequence ATGGACCAGACGATGGAGCGGGCGGGCAACTTCCTCCCCAGGGTGGATGAGGGCTCTGCGAATCCCAATGCGGTGGACCGGCGGGTGGTGACGCTGACCGCCCCAGCCTCGGCGGCGGCGGAGCAGTACCGCAGCCTGTATTACCGGCTGGAGCGGATGCGGGAGCTGCGGCCCATGAAGGTGGTGGCGCTGACCTCGGCCGTGCCGGGCGAGGGCAAGACGGTGACGAGCGTCAACCTGGCGATGGCGGCGGCCCGGGCGAACCCGGAGCGGCGCATCCTCCTGGTGGACGCGGACCTGCGGCGCGGCGGGGTGGCGGCCACGCTGGGGGTGCGAAACAAGACGGGCCTGGCGGAACTCTTGTCGGGGGAGGTGGAGGTGCGGGACGTGGTGCGCCGCTTCAACTCCACGCGTCTGGCATTGATTGCCGCGGGGACCCCTCCAGAGGAGCCGTCGCAGGTGCTGGCGAGCCCTCGGATGAAGCAGTTCCTCAAGGCGGTGCGCGAGGGCTTCGACGAGGTGTACGTGGACCTGCCGCCGACGCTGCCCTTCGCGGACGCGGCGATTCTCGGGCACCAGGTGGACGGGCTGCTGCTGGTCATCCGCGCCAACGTGACGCCGGGCAAGACGGTGCACCAGGCGGTGGAGCACCTGGCGGGGGCCCCCATCCTGGGGTGCGTGCTGAACGGCGCGGAGGTGCGTGCCTCGCCGTACCTGAAGAACTACGAGAAGCAGCGGTAG
- a CDS encoding GumC family protein: MERGMTADELLASLWRRKALVGAITVAVLAVGTAIVMTRPSMYEASVVVRVEPQRPGEEMVQRTVSELIEQRLLTVRQELLARPVLQKAIEEMGLYPDTVSEKGMEAAVAKMRKDLTVRVEGETAFELTYAHPDPQVAERVANRLPALFSEETLKLRQAQAARATDLFNEEMAQMGKAVSSWERKISQFKVDHLGELPEQMEMNMRGLERVSHELQTKSEELRVAEARRSDLARARNAVDSEAGRLEAAENGLTRALVNARTNWTDDHPEIKRMENELGAMTAQRKEAEGRLWAERAERSRVSSLIGAIQKDIVDLQQKAEVYQSRLNNTPRWAHELAVMNRDYEVARTKYQSVVSRKVEAEIAQELEAKTSKSLFNVISPAGVPATPARPDRLTGMLVVLLVALGLGILTGAVLEMRDDSLRDGTEVRQRLTLPVLAVVPDMQGKTERRVLMPSQGGRNNVSSPSSLN, translated from the coding sequence ATGGAGCGTGGGATGACGGCGGACGAGCTGCTGGCCTCACTCTGGCGACGCAAGGCGCTGGTGGGGGCCATCACGGTGGCGGTTCTCGCGGTGGGAACGGCCATCGTGATGACTCGGCCGAGCATGTACGAAGCGTCTGTGGTGGTCCGCGTGGAGCCTCAGCGGCCAGGCGAGGAGATGGTGCAGCGCACCGTGAGCGAGCTCATCGAGCAGCGGCTGCTCACCGTTCGCCAGGAACTCCTGGCCCGGCCCGTGCTCCAGAAGGCCATCGAGGAGATGGGGCTCTATCCAGACACGGTGTCTGAGAAAGGCATGGAGGCGGCCGTCGCGAAGATGCGCAAGGATTTGACGGTCCGCGTGGAAGGGGAGACGGCGTTCGAATTGACGTATGCCCATCCGGACCCGCAGGTGGCCGAGCGTGTCGCCAACCGCCTCCCGGCCCTCTTCTCCGAGGAGACGCTGAAGCTGCGTCAGGCCCAGGCCGCGCGCGCCACGGACCTCTTCAACGAGGAGATGGCGCAGATGGGCAAGGCCGTCTCTTCGTGGGAGCGGAAGATCTCCCAGTTCAAGGTGGACCACCTGGGGGAGCTGCCGGAGCAGATGGAGATGAACATGCGCGGGCTGGAGCGCGTGTCGCATGAGCTCCAGACGAAGTCGGAGGAGCTCCGGGTGGCGGAGGCGCGGCGCTCGGACCTGGCGCGGGCTCGCAACGCGGTGGACAGCGAGGCGGGGCGCCTGGAGGCGGCGGAGAACGGGCTGACGCGGGCGCTCGTCAACGCGCGCACTAACTGGACGGACGACCACCCGGAAATCAAGCGCATGGAGAACGAGCTGGGCGCCATGACGGCGCAGCGCAAGGAGGCGGAGGGCCGTCTCTGGGCGGAGCGCGCGGAGCGCTCCCGGGTGAGCTCGCTCATCGGCGCCATCCAGAAGGACATCGTCGACCTCCAGCAGAAGGCGGAGGTGTACCAGTCGCGGCTGAACAACACGCCGCGCTGGGCGCATGAGCTGGCGGTGATGAACCGCGACTACGAGGTGGCTCGCACGAAGTACCAGAGCGTGGTGAGCCGCAAGGTGGAGGCGGAGATTGCCCAGGAGCTGGAGGCGAAGACGTCGAAGAGCCTCTTCAACGTCATCTCCCCCGCGGGAGTCCCGGCGACGCCCGCGCGGCCGGACCGGCTGACGGGGATGCTGGTGGTGCTCCTGGTGGCGCTGGGCCTGGGAATCCTCACGGGCGCGGTGCTCGAGATGCGCGATGACAGCCTGCGCGATGGCACGGAGGTGCGTCAGCGCCTGACGTTGCCGGTGTTGGCGGTGGTGCCGGACATGCAGGGCAAGACGGAGCGGCGGGTGTTGATGCCGTCCCAGGGGGGACGCAACAACGTGTCATCCCCCTCCTCATTGAACTGA
- a CDS encoding polysaccharide biosynthesis/export family protein: MGKTSAGGWMLLGAVLLGGCVHQPAVKVDNSDQPYRIGREDVLDIAVWRDAELSRTLPVRPDGFISMPMVGEVQAAGKTPTELAEALKSSFQPYVQEPRVTVIVREVNSSRVFVTGEVTHPGAYPLRGRVSLIQAIALAGGFTDFANSDGIVVIRSDGNGGQIPVRYSDLISPDGGQDVLLRPGDTIVVP, from the coding sequence ATGGGCAAGACGAGCGCGGGGGGCTGGATGTTGTTGGGAGCGGTGCTCCTGGGCGGGTGCGTGCACCAGCCGGCGGTCAAGGTGGACAACTCCGACCAGCCCTATCGCATTGGACGTGAGGATGTGTTGGACATCGCGGTGTGGCGTGACGCGGAGCTGTCCCGCACGCTCCCCGTCCGCCCGGATGGCTTCATCTCCATGCCCATGGTGGGGGAGGTCCAGGCGGCGGGGAAGACGCCGACGGAGCTGGCCGAGGCGCTCAAGTCGAGCTTCCAGCCGTACGTGCAGGAGCCGCGCGTGACAGTGATTGTCCGCGAGGTCAACAGCAGCCGCGTGTTCGTCACCGGTGAGGTGACTCACCCGGGGGCCTATCCCTTGCGCGGGCGCGTGTCGCTGATTCAAGCCATCGCGCTGGCGGGCGGCTTCACCGACTTCGCCAACTCCGACGGCATCGTGGTCATCCGCAGCGATGGCAACGGCGGGCAGATTCCCGTGCGCTACAGCGACCTGATTTCTCCCGACGGGGGCCAGGACGTGTTGCTGCGGCCGGGGGACACCATCGTCGTGCCGTGA